The following proteins are co-located in the Candidatus Zixiibacteriota bacterium genome:
- a CDS encoding GNAT family N-acetyltransferase: MLKYCEGIRNISEDDILRLYNSVNWTTYTKEPENLIKAVTNSTYVVICTENDKLIGLARCLSDDSAIHYLQDILVDPDFQHRGIGRELLNRCLKRFEHVRSHVLLTDDDEKQKLFYESVGYTSIKSLKKSVLNCYVKMPGMNLE, from the coding sequence ATGTTAAAATATTGCGAGGGCATCAGGAATATCTCAGAAGATGATATTCTCAGGCTGTATAATTCGGTCAATTGGACCACCTATACAAAAGAACCGGAAAATCTTATCAAGGCCGTAACAAATTCTACCTACGTAGTTATCTGCACTGAGAATGATAAGCTTATCGGCCTGGCGCGCTGTCTGTCTGACGACAGCGCTATCCACTACCTCCAGGATATTCTTGTTGATCCGGATTTCCAGCATCGGGGGATTGGCCGTGAACTTCTTAATCGATGTTTGAAGAGATTCGAACATGTCAGGTCGCATGTTCTTCTCACCGATGATGATGAAAAACAAAAACTCTTTTATGAATCCGTCGGCTATACCAGTATAAAATCACTGAAAAAATCAGTTTTAAATTGTTATGTAAAAATGCCGGGAATGAATTTGGAGTGA
- a CDS encoding DNA adenine methylase: MKIPNKRNHKYHYSPLRYPGGKTFLFPFFDKLIKNKFQSATTYIEPYAGGAGAALALLYLEKVDSVIINDLDKAIYSFWKSAICDTRQFIKKIYSTPITIREWKNQRLIYQNRRSKRFDLGFAVFFLNRTNVSGIIDGGVIGGIDQKGKWKIDARFNKDNLAKRIEQLSEYRNRIEISQKDGIQLIKDYLDKKDVLIYLDPPYYEKGSCLYLNHYRHTDHELLASLLNEHSDSNWVLTYDNNRIIRELYANRKLRNYSLFYNTYKSRKGKEVLILSDTLAN; the protein is encoded by the coding sequence ATGAAAATACCAAATAAGAGAAATCATAAGTACCATTATAGCCCGTTGCGATATCCTGGCGGAAAAACGTTTTTGTTTCCATTCTTTGATAAATTGATAAAAAATAAATTTCAATCAGCTACTACATATATAGAACCGTACGCAGGTGGTGCTGGGGCAGCCTTAGCTTTACTGTATTTAGAAAAAGTCGATAGCGTAATAATAAATGATTTAGATAAGGCCATTTATTCTTTTTGGAAATCTGCGATTTGTGATACGCGTCAATTTATAAAGAAAATATACTCTACTCCAATTACTATTAGAGAATGGAAAAATCAAAGACTGATATATCAAAATCGCCGCTCTAAACGATTTGATTTGGGATTTGCAGTATTCTTTCTAAACCGAACAAATGTTTCAGGGATTATAGATGGTGGGGTCATTGGCGGTATAGATCAAAAAGGTAAATGGAAAATTGATGCCAGATTTAATAAGGATAACTTGGCAAAAAGAATTGAACAGCTTTCTGAATATCGTAACAGGATTGAAATATCCCAAAAGGATGGTATTCAATTAATAAAGGATTACTTGGACAAGAAAGATGTTCTTATATATTTAGATCCGCCATATTATGAAAAAGGTTCTTGTTTGTATCTTAATCATTACAGACATACGGATCATGAACTTCTCGCGAGTTTGCTGAATGAACATTCTGATTCCAACTGGGTTCTTACTTACGACAATAATCGTATAATAAGAGAGCTTTACGCGAACAGAAAACTAAGAAATTATTCTTTGTTTTATAATACCTATAAATCTCGCAAGGGCAAAGAGGTTCTAATACTTTCAGATACTCTGGCAAACTAA
- a CDS encoding ABC transporter permease: MFKTYLILALRNAIRHWGYALLNIFGLAIGMACCALIFLWVVEELSYDRFHANADRIYRVTNRLQIGNMDRSAATTMAPAGPAMVEDIPEISTAVRFSIARTLRVKYQDRQFIEDGAYYADNSVFEVFSFGLISGDPRLALTEPYSTVITQEVAHRYFGQQDPIGKILQIDGADEFVVTGILQEVPQNSHLRFDMLLSFQTLYSRDRELLSMWNRLAYFTYILLPENVDFKQVEQKLPALIDKYLGKILASRGAVQELFLQPLKEIHLKSNLERDSFAEGDITNVYLFSSVALLVLLIACFNFVNLVTARSATRAGEVAMRRIFGAQRRQLIQQFIGEAVMLFIFSMVIGLGLMNLALPAFNELTGLDFSVSDLMNPSFLLGAVVGALIIGTMAGAYPALYLSSLKPTNMFRHAFAQGRGKGILRRVLIVVQSATLVALIISTLVIYNQISYMKNQGLGFDHRDLVVLPDITDPSVPPLDILRNELIAVEGVVGVTTSSSVPGRGGMVMSVIPEGFSDNNAMMLTAIRVDADFIPVLGMELVQGRNFSKNIITDTAEAIIINETAVALFGWNNPIGKNIRRVVRRPSGTDFVTKKVIGVVRDFHNESLHSKIGPVMLENSADNLTIMSMRVESGALTGTLNRFETKWSELAPDYPIDYIILQEDIETRYNGEGQLAHMTTYFSLLAITVACLGLLSITAFSVERRGREIAVRKVLGATVFSILELLYKELLVLVLAGITVAIPLSYFVINRWLSSFAYQATFGWEFFVISVVITIVITGLTVSIQTARAALANPVDSLRCE, from the coding sequence ATGTTCAAAACCTATCTGATTCTTGCACTGAGGAACGCGATTAGACACTGGGGTTACGCTCTCCTCAATATATTTGGATTGGCGATCGGCATGGCCTGCTGCGCCTTGATTTTCCTGTGGGTGGTTGAAGAACTGAGTTATGACAGATTTCACGCCAACGCGGATCGCATCTATCGCGTCACAAACCGCCTACAAATTGGTAATATGGATCGAAGTGCGGCAACAACAATGGCTCCGGCAGGTCCCGCAATGGTAGAAGACATTCCTGAGATTAGCACCGCCGTTCGATTCAGTATAGCCAGAACCTTGCGAGTTAAGTATCAGGATCGCCAGTTCATTGAAGATGGCGCCTACTATGCCGACAATTCTGTTTTCGAGGTTTTCTCATTTGGCTTGATTTCGGGGGATCCTCGCTTGGCACTTACTGAGCCGTATTCAACGGTAATTACCCAGGAGGTTGCCCATCGCTATTTTGGTCAGCAAGATCCGATAGGCAAGATTCTTCAGATTGATGGCGCTGACGAATTTGTGGTGACAGGAATCTTGCAGGAGGTGCCACAAAACTCGCATTTGCGTTTTGATATGCTACTTTCGTTTCAGACACTATACTCGCGTGACCGCGAGCTTCTAAGTATGTGGAACAGGCTGGCATATTTCACATATATACTTTTGCCTGAGAATGTTGACTTCAAACAGGTTGAGCAAAAGCTACCAGCTCTCATTGATAAGTACTTAGGTAAAATCCTTGCTTCTCGTGGAGCTGTCCAGGAACTCTTTCTCCAGCCTCTAAAAGAGATTCACCTTAAGTCTAATTTGGAGAGAGACTCTTTCGCCGAAGGTGATATTACCAATGTTTATCTGTTCTCAAGCGTTGCCTTATTAGTGCTTCTGATTGCGTGTTTTAACTTCGTTAACCTCGTCACAGCCCGATCCGCAACACGCGCCGGAGAAGTCGCTATGCGCAGAATATTTGGCGCTCAGCGTAGGCAGCTAATACAGCAGTTTATTGGTGAAGCTGTCATGTTGTTCATATTTAGTATGGTGATCGGTTTGGGGCTGATGAATCTGGCCCTTCCTGCCTTTAACGAATTAACCGGATTAGATTTCAGTGTGAGCGACTTGATGAACCCAAGTTTCTTACTCGGGGCTGTAGTTGGGGCGTTGATCATCGGAACTATGGCTGGAGCGTACCCGGCTTTATATCTCTCATCATTAAAGCCGACCAATATGTTTAGACACGCGTTCGCACAGGGGCGCGGTAAAGGAATTCTGCGTCGGGTCCTGATAGTCGTACAATCAGCCACTTTGGTCGCTCTAATTATCTCCACTCTAGTAATCTACAATCAGATCAGCTATATGAAGAACCAGGGGCTTGGCTTTGACCACCGGGATTTGGTGGTTCTGCCCGACATCACCGATCCCTCGGTACCCCCCTTGGACATATTGCGGAATGAGCTTATTGCAGTAGAGGGCGTTGTTGGCGTTACAACCTCGTCCTCTGTACCAGGTCGAGGGGGAATGGTGATGAGTGTTATTCCTGAGGGTTTTTCTGACAATAATGCCATGATGTTGACCGCGATAAGAGTTGACGCCGATTTTATTCCAGTGCTTGGCATGGAGCTTGTCCAGGGCAGAAATTTCTCCAAGAACATTATAACTGATACTGCTGAAGCAATAATCATTAATGAAACTGCGGTTGCGCTATTTGGTTGGAACAATCCCATCGGTAAGAATATTCGTCGCGTTGTGCGTCGCCCATCAGGCACCGATTTCGTTACAAAAAAGGTTATTGGCGTAGTGCGCGACTTCCATAACGAGTCGCTGCACTCAAAAATCGGACCTGTGATGCTTGAGAACTCAGCGGATAACCTAACAATAATGTCAATGCGCGTGGAGTCTGGTGCACTGACAGGTACTCTAAACCGGTTTGAAACGAAGTGGTCTGAACTCGCGCCGGATTATCCGATCGACTATATTATCTTGCAAGAGGATATTGAGACTCGTTACAATGGCGAAGGGCAACTGGCGCATATGACCACCTATTTTTCGCTTCTTGCTATCACTGTAGCATGCCTGGGACTGCTCAGTATTACCGCATTTTCAGTCGAACGCCGTGGTAGAGAAATCGCTGTTCGCAAGGTATTGGGAGCCACCGTTTTCAGTATCCTCGAACTGCTCTATAAAGAATTGCTGGTCCTTGTATTGGCGGGAATCACAGTTGCCATTCCGCTTTCCTACTTTGTAATCAACCGCTGGCTGTCAAGTTTTGCCTACCAGGCGACCTTTGGTTGGGAGTTTTTTGTCATATCAGTGGTCATCACTATCGTTATAACAGGACTCACGGTCAGTATTCAGACCGCTCGCGCGGCCCTGGCCAATCCGGTGGATTCTTTAAGATGCGAGTAA